A region from the Natronomonas salsuginis genome encodes:
- a CDS encoding helix-turn-helix domain-containing protein, which produces MFTATIHFEQHRECILRRLTADADDPVPIEIEEVRDGSVTFVLRAGAETDANAFQRELEAADHVEHVDRLDETNLLVTKPSCGAYSAIYRNHGTLRRSNTIKGTHREYNVLLFRREDLKAIIEDLSSFGTVTLGKLEEFGTGREPSMTDRQRTVLAEALDRGYYEWPRDIKSAELAEALDISRATLQEHLRKAERTLLSTALDRDRGVRGRRATPKRRR; this is translated from the coding sequence ATGTTCACCGCGACGATCCACTTCGAGCAACACCGCGAATGCATCCTGCGCCGGCTCACGGCCGACGCCGACGACCCCGTTCCGATCGAGATCGAGGAAGTTCGCGACGGCTCGGTCACGTTCGTCCTCCGGGCGGGAGCGGAGACGGACGCGAACGCCTTCCAGCGAGAACTGGAGGCGGCCGACCACGTCGAGCACGTCGATCGGCTCGACGAGACAAACCTGCTGGTGACGAAACCCTCCTGTGGAGCCTACTCGGCGATCTATCGCAACCACGGGACGTTGCGACGGTCGAACACCATCAAGGGCACCCACCGGGAGTACAACGTGTTGCTATTCCGCCGCGAGGACCTCAAGGCGATCATCGAGGACCTGTCGTCGTTCGGGACGGTGACGCTCGGAAAGCTCGAGGAGTTCGGCACGGGGCGAGAGCCGTCGATGACCGACCGACAGCGAACCGTGTTGGCCGAGGCGCTCGATCGCGGCTACTACGAGTGGCCCAGAGATATCAAGAGCGCCGAGCTCGCCGAGGCGCTCGACATCAGCCGGGCGACGCTGCAAGAGCATCTCCGGAAGGCCGAGCGGACGTTGCTCTCGACGGCGCTCGATCGGGACCGCGGGGTACGTGGCCGACGCGCCACGCCGAAGCGGCGGCGGTGA
- a CDS encoding adenylate kinase family protein encodes MRVAVTGTPGVGKTTATGRVDATLDVVNLNDLVRDEGLTSGTDADRGSLIADLDAVADRLAGRDDVLVESHLAHHLDADRVIVLRCRPDALESRLLERGESAEKAAENAEAEAIDVILSEAVDRHGLDSVYEIDTTDRSPESVAESIEAVLLGEREASAGTVDFTGYL; translated from the coding sequence ATGAGGGTCGCCGTCACGGGCACGCCGGGCGTGGGAAAGACGACCGCGACGGGTCGCGTCGACGCCACGCTCGACGTCGTGAATCTGAACGATCTCGTTCGCGACGAGGGGCTGACGAGCGGCACGGACGCCGACCGCGGAAGTCTCATCGCGGATCTCGACGCGGTCGCCGATCGACTCGCCGGTCGAGACGACGTGCTCGTCGAGTCCCACCTCGCACACCATCTCGACGCCGACCGCGTGATCGTGTTGCGCTGTCGCCCGGACGCACTCGAATCGCGCCTGCTCGAACGCGGAGAGTCAGCGGAGAAGGCCGCTGAAAACGCCGAAGCTGAAGCGATCGACGTGATACTTTCGGAGGCGGTCGATCGCCACGGCCTCGACTCAGTCTACGAGATCGACACCACTGATCGATCGCCCGAGTCGGTCGCCGAGTCGATCGAGGCCGTGCTGCTCGGCGAACGCGAGGCGTCGGCCGGAACGGTAGATTTCACCGGGTATCTATGA
- the hisC gene encoding histidinol-phosphate transaminase, which produces MHTRDLSEHVAYEAGRGIEEVARELGIDPANLIKLSSNENAFGPAPKAIEAIKARAPSVHSYPKSSAADLRARLAERHDVASEQIWLANGGDGAIDCLSRAMIRPGDGVLVPDPGFAYYGMSSRYHHGSVGTYPIRKAEDFEQSAETVLNHYDGERIVYLTSPHNPTGSEMSASDVETIATDTDEETLVVVDEAYVEYSDSPSAIELIDGRDDIAVIRTFSKVYGLAGLRLGFAVVPEAWADAYARVNTPFAASEIACRAGLAALDDDEHIEKTIETAAWARAYIYETFDGPTWESAGNFVLCEVGDGGAVTEAAQREGIIVRDTTSFGLPECVRITCGTREETKRAVEVFNGLV; this is translated from the coding sequence ATGCACACACGGGATCTGTCGGAGCACGTCGCCTACGAGGCTGGTAGAGGGATCGAGGAGGTGGCCCGCGAGCTGGGCATCGATCCCGCGAACCTAATAAAACTCTCATCGAACGAGAACGCCTTCGGCCCCGCACCGAAGGCGATCGAGGCGATCAAAGCGCGCGCGCCGTCGGTACACAGCTATCCGAAGTCCTCGGCCGCAGATCTCAGAGCGCGGCTGGCCGAGCGTCACGACGTCGCGTCCGAACAGATATGGCTCGCCAACGGCGGCGACGGAGCCATCGACTGTCTCTCCCGAGCGATGATCCGCCCCGGTGACGGGGTTCTCGTCCCCGATCCCGGTTTCGCCTACTACGGGATGAGCTCGCGGTATCACCACGGATCGGTGGGAACGTATCCGATCCGAAAGGCCGAGGACTTCGAGCAGTCGGCCGAAACCGTCTTGAACCACTACGACGGCGAACGGATCGTCTATCTCACGAGTCCGCACAATCCGACCGGCAGCGAGATGTCCGCCTCGGACGTCGAGACCATCGCGACAGACACCGACGAGGAGACGCTCGTCGTCGTCGACGAGGCGTACGTCGAGTACTCCGATTCACCCTCGGCGATCGAACTCATCGACGGCCGCGACGACATCGCGGTCATTCGGACGTTTTCGAAGGTGTACGGGCTGGCTGGACTCCGGCTCGGCTTTGCGGTCGTGCCCGAGGCGTGGGCGGATGCGTACGCCCGCGTCAACACGCCCTTCGCGGCCTCCGAGATCGCCTGTCGGGCCGGCCTCGCCGCGCTCGACGACGACGAGCACATCGAAAAGACCATCGAAACGGCCGCGTGGGCCAGAGCGTACATCTACGAGACGTTCGACGGGCCGACCTGGGAGAGTGCCGGGAACTTTGTTCTCTGTGAGGTTGGTGACGGCGGCGCGGTGACCGAGGCGGCCCAGCGAGAGGGGATTATTGTCCGCGATACGACGTCGTTCGGGCTCCCCGAGTGCGTCCGGATCACCTGCGGGACGCGCGAGGAAACGAAGCGCGCAGTGGAGGTGTTCAACGGCCTCGTATGA
- a CDS encoding DUF5807 family protein, with the protein MGDEEGVNEDRYAAFLRGERPDDILIYLHEEGVGSIEELAEIGVRVDDGVVLVLPGDDGRAAFQRATGLDAMDFAGMAMNTEGEIDDDCTGGTCPDADGSDDHYVKFVFAFVEEQNEAVGGIYAEGDVCHGYAACACGTTYSEKSVLDAQ; encoded by the coding sequence ATGGGTGACGAGGAGGGGGTAAACGAGGACCGGTATGCCGCGTTCCTCCGCGGGGAGCGCCCCGACGACATCCTGATCTACCTCCACGAGGAGGGCGTCGGATCGATCGAAGAACTGGCGGAGATCGGCGTTCGCGTCGACGACGGCGTCGTGTTGGTGCTTCCGGGCGACGACGGACGCGCCGCGTTCCAGCGAGCCACGGGCCTCGACGCGATGGATTTCGCCGGGATGGCGATGAACACGGAGGGCGAAATCGACGACGACTGCACGGGCGGGACGTGCCCCGACGCCGACGGCTCGGACGACCACTACGTCAAGTTCGTCTTCGCGTTCGTCGAAGAACAGAACGAGGCGGTTGGCGGAATCTACGCCGAAGGCGACGTGTGTCACGGCTACGCGGCCTGCGCCTGCGGGACGACCTATTCGGAGAAATCGGTGCTCGACGCGCAGTGA
- a CDS encoding CDP-alcohol phosphatidyltransferase family protein — protein MTLDGLRHLAERLLEPFVDGADRVGLTPDGISVIAFGFAVLAGGSYAAAGTPVSGYDPSPTLYVAGAFFVFLNGWMDLLDGALARRQGTDSMSGDLLDHVLDRYADIVIIAGLAAGIESFFIGFLAITGVLMTSYLGTQAQAVGLDRVYGGLVGRADRLAIIGVVTAVSGVFTATFAGLTLVGWLLVFLAAVGHLTALQRFYGSMRALD, from the coding sequence ATGACGCTCGACGGACTCCGCCACCTGGCGGAGCGGCTGCTCGAACCCTTCGTCGATGGAGCGGATCGTGTCGGTCTCACGCCCGACGGGATCAGCGTTATCGCGTTCGGGTTCGCCGTCCTCGCCGGCGGTTCGTACGCCGCCGCCGGGACACCGGTTTCAGGCTACGACCCGTCACCGACTCTCTACGTCGCCGGCGCGTTCTTCGTCTTCCTGAACGGCTGGATGGACCTCCTCGACGGTGCCTTGGCTCGACGGCAGGGAACCGATTCGATGTCGGGGGACCTATTGGATCACGTCCTCGATCGTTACGCCGACATCGTTATCATCGCCGGGCTCGCGGCGGGTATCGAATCGTTCTTCATCGGCTTTCTCGCGATCACGGGCGTGTTAATGACCTCGTACCTCGGCACACAGGCGCAGGCCGTCGGGCTCGATCGAGTGTACGGCGGACTGGTCGGTCGCGCGGACCGACTCGCGATCATCGGCGTCGTGACGGCCGTATCCGGCGTCTTCACTGCCACGTTCGCTGGCTTGACGCTCGTCGGCTGGCTCCTCGTCTTCCTAGCGGCCGTGGGACACTTGACTGCGCTCCAGCGGTTCTACGGTTCGATGCGCGCGCTGGATTGA
- a CDS encoding MFS transporter — MRDGPTRATLPVIVASATLTVMAGAVLGPVVPGIQDGVGVSESLAGLIITTHGAFIVLASPIAGALIDRYGPRRPYLAGLGIYALGGGAGLFIDSFLPLLASRAILGVGVAFVYTAITVLIYDLYRGDRMDRALGLRSGANSAGAAVWPLVGGALGVVSWQFPFAVYLLAVPLGVVALAAIPNTGRGGSDVATDGDGLSAATERSGALGVLRRRPALLAVYLLYFAANALLYAVVVFYPQLLTGIGIDSSFGIGLYLSANGIAGGVAGVLYGRLKGQFGAHPLVAAAFGLWIVAFALATVVASPLEAFAPVVLIGVGIGLVFPSTFVWVESLAPTAQQGQFGSYVAMAGYVGQFVSPVAFGPLVAPFGVRAVFAAAALVAVVGLASFAAAVRR, encoded by the coding sequence ATGCGAGACGGACCGACCCGAGCGACGCTCCCGGTGATCGTCGCGTCCGCGACGCTGACAGTGATGGCCGGGGCGGTGTTGGGGCCGGTGGTTCCGGGGATCCAAGACGGGGTGGGCGTCTCCGAATCGCTCGCGGGGCTCATCATCACGACGCACGGCGCGTTCATCGTCTTGGCGAGTCCGATCGCTGGCGCGCTCATCGATCGCTACGGCCCGCGTCGCCCCTATCTCGCCGGGCTCGGGATCTACGCGCTCGGCGGCGGCGCGGGGCTCTTCATCGACTCGTTCCTCCCGCTTTTGGCCTCTCGAGCGATACTTGGCGTCGGCGTCGCGTTCGTCTACACGGCGATCACAGTGTTGATCTACGACCTGTACCGCGGCGATCGGATGGACCGCGCGCTGGGACTCCGGAGCGGGGCGAACAGCGCCGGCGCGGCCGTCTGGCCGCTCGTCGGCGGCGCGCTGGGCGTCGTGTCCTGGCAGTTCCCCTTCGCGGTGTATCTCCTCGCGGTCCCGCTCGGCGTGGTGGCGCTGGCGGCGATCCCGAACACCGGACGGGGCGGGAGCGACGTGGCCACGGACGGCGACGGACTCAGCGCCGCGACGGAGCGGTCCGGCGCGCTCGGCGTCCTCCGTCGTCGCCCCGCGCTCCTCGCCGTCTATCTTCTCTACTTCGCGGCGAATGCGCTTCTGTACGCGGTCGTCGTCTTTTACCCGCAGCTGCTCACCGGGATCGGGATCGATTCGTCGTTCGGAATCGGCCTGTATCTCTCGGCGAACGGGATCGCGGGGGGTGTCGCGGGCGTCCTCTACGGTCGCCTCAAGGGGCAGTTCGGCGCCCACCCGCTGGTGGCGGCGGCGTTCGGGCTGTGGATCGTCGCGTTCGCGCTCGCAACTGTGGTCGCATCCCCCCTCGAGGCGTTCGCTCCCGTCGTCCTGATCGGGGTGGGGATCGGTCTCGTCTTCCCGTCGACGTTCGTCTGGGTCGAGTCGCTGGCTCCCACGGCACAACAGGGGCAGTTCGGTTCCTACGTCGCCATGGCCGGCTACGTCGGTCAGTTCGTCTCGCCGGTCGCGTTCGGCCCTCTCGTCGCGCCGTTCGGGGTCCGCGCCGTGTTCGCCGCCGCGGCGCTCGTCGCTGTCGTTGGCCTCGCCTCGTTCGCCGCTGCCGTCCGACGGTAA
- a CDS encoding class I SAM-dependent methyltransferase, translating to MSDLAAIVRKSRTESVVESLRAEGVYDSSRRIEPYDDDSTAVPVLDAPTEAEIDDLVETHLPPRERGLGDLLKARGTADDVVDAAPSSWAVIGSVVLVDFGDVSNDETIDRPAREAIGDALLELHGEADTVVARGGIAGTRRDPSGEVVAGVGETETIHTEHGTRYALDLAEVMFSPGNKVERARMGEVVESGERVFDMFAGIGYFALPMARAGASVTAAEIDPVSYRWLVENAQLNGVTENVRAVLGDCRTVETTADRIVMGYYEAHAYLESALDALVPDGIVHLHEATPEPRFPERPVERLRTAAAAAGRTVDVLDTRQVKTHSAGVLHGVVDARVD from the coding sequence ATGAGTGATCTGGCGGCGATCGTCCGAAAGTCGCGAACCGAATCGGTCGTCGAGTCGCTCCGCGCCGAGGGCGTCTACGATTCGAGTCGTCGGATCGAGCCGTACGACGACGACAGCACGGCGGTCCCGGTGCTGGACGCGCCGACCGAGGCCGAGATCGACGATCTCGTCGAGACCCACCTCCCGCCCCGCGAGCGCGGCCTCGGTGACCTCCTCAAAGCGCGCGGGACGGCCGACGACGTCGTCGACGCCGCGCCCTCGTCGTGGGCGGTGATCGGCAGCGTCGTGCTGGTCGATTTCGGCGACGTGTCCAACGACGAGACGATCGATCGGCCCGCTCGCGAGGCGATCGGCGACGCGCTCCTCGAACTGCACGGCGAGGCCGACACGGTGGTGGCGCGCGGCGGGATCGCCGGCACGCGCCGGGACCCCTCGGGGGAGGTCGTCGCCGGCGTGGGCGAAACGGAGACGATCCACACGGAACACGGCACGCGATACGCCCTCGATCTCGCCGAGGTGATGTTCTCGCCGGGGAACAAGGTCGAGCGCGCCCGGATGGGCGAGGTCGTCGAGTCGGGCGAACGCGTCTTCGACATGTTCGCCGGCATCGGCTACTTCGCGCTCCCAATGGCCCGCGCTGGCGCGTCGGTGACGGCGGCCGAGATCGATCCCGTCTCGTATCGCTGGCTCGTCGAGAACGCGCAGTTGAACGGCGTGACCGAGAACGTCCGCGCCGTGTTAGGCGACTGCCGGACGGTCGAGACGACCGCCGACCGGATCGTGATGGGGTACTACGAGGCCCACGCGTATCTGGAATCGGCGCTCGACGCGCTCGTTCCGGACGGGATCGTCCACCTCCACGAGGCGACGCCCGAGCCACGGTTTCCCGAGCGCCCCGTCGAGCGGCTCCGGACGGCCGCCGCCGCGGCCGGGCGCACCGTCGACGTGCTCGACACTCGGCAGGTGAAGACCCACAGCGCCGGCGTCCTCCACGGCGTCGTCGACGCTCGCGTGGACTAG
- a CDS encoding 60S ribosomal export protein NMD3 — translation MSSGSRSGEFCPRCGDEIERAPEVDLPGGPRDPDAVLCDGCYFESFDLVDAPDRIEIRVCSQCGALHRGNRWVDVGARDYTEVAVEETAERLSVHVDADEVEWGVDPEQVDQNTIRMHCLFGGRVRETPISEEVTVPVYIARQTCDRCGRIAGDYYASIIQVRGTDREPTPEENDRAVEIAESYIADREATGDRNAFITETTRTDDGVDMKISTNQMGQGIAKRIVAELGGSVSEAPTLVTEDGDGNEVYRVTFTARLPPYTPGDVIDLDDDGGPVLVRSAHGNLKGTRLATGERYEASFEEGIDPEARKLGERADGEETTVVTVEDERAVQVLDPETFEAKTIPRPSYMDPDADTVRVFKHRNGLHVLPDPDDDE, via the coding sequence ATGAGTTCCGGGTCACGATCGGGCGAGTTCTGTCCGCGCTGTGGCGACGAGATCGAGCGCGCGCCGGAGGTCGACCTCCCCGGCGGGCCGCGCGATCCCGACGCCGTCCTCTGTGACGGCTGTTACTTCGAGTCGTTCGACCTCGTCGACGCCCCCGATCGAATCGAGATCCGAGTCTGCAGTCAGTGCGGCGCGCTCCACCGCGGCAACCGGTGGGTCGATGTCGGCGCGCGCGACTACACCGAGGTTGCCGTCGAGGAGACGGCCGAGCGGCTGTCGGTCCACGTCGATGCCGACGAAGTGGAGTGGGGCGTCGACCCCGAGCAGGTCGACCAGAACACGATCCGGATGCACTGTCTGTTCGGCGGCCGCGTCCGCGAAACGCCGATCTCCGAGGAGGTGACGGTGCCGGTGTACATCGCGAGACAGACCTGCGATCGGTGCGGCCGCATCGCCGGCGACTACTACGCCAGTATCATCCAAGTTCGGGGGACGGACCGCGAGCCGACGCCCGAGGAGAACGACCGCGCGGTCGAGATCGCCGAATCCTACATCGCCGATCGGGAGGCCACGGGCGACAGAAACGCCTTTATTACGGAGACGACGCGAACCGACGACGGCGTCGACATGAAGATCTCGACGAACCAGATGGGCCAGGGGATCGCAAAGCGGATCGTCGCCGAGTTGGGCGGATCTGTCTCCGAAGCGCCGACACTCGTCACCGAGGATGGCGACGGCAACGAGGTCTATCGGGTGACGTTTACCGCACGATTGCCGCCGTACACGCCGGGCGACGTGATCGATCTCGACGACGACGGCGGTCCCGTGCTCGTGCGGAGCGCCCACGGCAATCTCAAGGGGACGCGGCTGGCGACCGGCGAGCGCTACGAGGCCTCGTTCGAAGAGGGGATCGACCCCGAAGCGCGCAAACTCGGCGAGCGCGCCGACGGCGAGGAGACGACGGTCGTGACGGTCGAAGACGAACGCGCCGTGCAGGTGCTCGACCCCGAGACGTTCGAGGCGAAGACGATCCCGCGTCCGTCGTATATGGACCCCGACGCCGACACGGTCAGAGTGTTCAAACACCGAAACGGGCTCCACGTCCTCCCCGACCCAGACGACGATGAGTGA
- a CDS encoding 30S ribosomal protein S6e, with amino-acid sequence MADFQVIVGDDDGTTYSFEVDGQDANRFIGRSIGETVDGDAVGLPGYELEITGGSDKAGRPMHSEVSGDRTKQLLSTGGIGFKPTVEGERKRITVRGAEVSDETRQINAKIASQGDESIESILGENEDGGEDE; translated from the coding sequence ATGGCAGACTTCCAGGTCATCGTCGGCGACGACGACGGGACCACGTACTCGTTCGAGGTTGACGGACAGGACGCGAACCGATTCATCGGGCGATCGATCGGCGAGACGGTCGACGGCGACGCGGTCGGCCTGCCGGGCTACGAGCTCGAGATCACCGGCGGCTCCGATAAAGCCGGCCGACCGATGCACAGCGAGGTCTCCGGCGACAGGACGAAACAACTCCTCTCGACCGGCGGCATCGGTTTCAAACCGACCGTCGAGGGCGAGCGAAAACGAATCACCGTCCGCGGCGCGGAGGTCTCCGACGAGACGCGACAGATCAACGCGAAGATCGCTTCCCAGGGCGACGAATCGATCGAGTCGATACTCGGCGAGAACGAAGACGGCGGCGAGGACGAGTAA
- a CDS encoding outer membrane protein assembly factor BamB family protein, with translation MNRRRWLSGLATGLSAALAGCLGADDRDEPRREPLDPGIGNVPMFQYDRSNTGRATAAGPRVGDERWRFQTAGQVRSSPAVVDGVVYVGGGNRLYALDAVDGEPLWSFETDGDVYASPAVADGTVYIGTRGGRVYALGAADGTERWSIETNGAVDASPSIADGVVYVASRATDGRVYALRAADGSTRWEFRTEYRVVSSPAVTDRAVFVGGWDAAVYAIDVDEGTERWRIETKQPVLSSPAIANETVFVGGNDQRIAALATADGAERWRVETNGTAATPAVADGTVYVGSDANAGRCYALDVTDGTERWQVDVGAAVSTPASITAETIYFGQTDGTVTALRASDGNERWRFTTDDAVRSAPTVADGAVYVGSDDGRLYALGATD, from the coding sequence ATGAACCGTCGTCGGTGGCTCTCGGGCCTCGCCACGGGACTGTCCGCCGCCCTCGCCGGCTGTCTCGGGGCTGACGACCGAGACGAGCCCCGCCGGGAACCGCTCGATCCGGGGATTGGGAACGTCCCGATGTTTCAGTACGACCGCTCGAACACCGGGCGGGCGACTGCGGCTGGGCCACGAGTCGGCGACGAGCGCTGGCGGTTTCAGACGGCCGGTCAGGTCCGCTCGTCCCCGGCAGTCGTCGACGGCGTCGTCTACGTCGGCGGCGGGAACCGGCTGTACGCCCTCGATGCGGTCGACGGCGAACCGCTGTGGTCGTTCGAGACGGACGGTGACGTGTACGCCTCGCCGGCGGTCGCCGACGGAACGGTCTATATCGGCACCCGCGGCGGCCGAGTGTATGCTCTCGGTGCCGCTGACGGGACGGAGCGCTGGAGCATCGAGACGAACGGGGCAGTGGACGCGTCGCCGTCGATCGCTGACGGCGTCGTCTACGTCGCCAGTCGAGCGACCGACGGCCGCGTGTACGCACTGAGGGCGGCAGACGGATCGACGCGGTGGGAGTTCCGGACCGAGTACCGTGTGGTTTCCTCACCGGCCGTGACGGATAGAGCCGTGTTCGTCGGCGGCTGGGACGCTGCCGTGTACGCGATCGACGTTGACGAGGGGACGGAACGGTGGCGCATCGAGACCAAACAACCCGTTCTCTCGTCACCGGCGATCGCCAACGAGACCGTCTTCGTCGGCGGCAACGACCAGCGGATCGCGGCGTTGGCGACGGCCGATGGGGCTGAACGCTGGCGCGTCGAAACGAACGGCACCGCAGCGACGCCCGCCGTGGCGGACGGGACGGTCTACGTCGGCAGCGACGCGAACGCCGGCCGGTGCTACGCCCTCGATGTGACCGACGGCACCGAACGGTGGCAGGTCGACGTGGGTGCCGCCGTCAGCACGCCCGCATCGATCACCGCTGAAACGATCTATTTCGGCCAAACGGACGGAACCGTAACCGCGCTCCGTGCGAGCGACGGGAACGAGCGGTGGCGATTCACGACCGACGATGCGGTTCGATCGGCACCGACAGTGGCTGACGGGGCGGTCTACGTTGGGAGCGACGATGGGCGGCTCTATGCGCTCGGTGCGACCGACTGA
- a CDS encoding multiprotein bridging factor aMBF1: MVQCEMCGTETGSPKTVKIEGAELEVCDDCADFGTEVRTEQPSSSSTKYSTSSSSGSGSSASSRGSSGTSGGGGSGQRRDMFDEMDEVVQDYDDRIRTARESKGLTQEELAKQLNEKASLIRKLERGDVLPSDSVQRKLERELGIDLTMGGSGDDDAEWSAGSSTSGTTLGDVVKRKD; encoded by the coding sequence ATGGTCCAGTGTGAGATGTGCGGCACCGAAACGGGGTCGCCGAAGACGGTCAAGATCGAGGGGGCCGAACTCGAGGTGTGTGACGACTGTGCCGACTTCGGGACGGAGGTCCGGACGGAGCAGCCGTCGTCGTCGTCGACGAAGTACTCGACCTCGTCCTCCTCGGGGTCGGGATCGTCGGCGTCGTCGCGTGGATCGTCCGGGACGTCTGGCGGCGGTGGTAGCGGCCAGCGCCGAGACATGTTCGACGAGATGGACGAGGTCGTCCAGGATTACGACGACCGGATTCGCACGGCTCGGGAATCGAAGGGGCTGACCCAAGAGGAGCTCGCAAAACAGCTCAATGAAAAGGCGAGCCTCATTCGGAAACTGGAACGCGGCGACGTGTTGCCGAGCGATAGCGTCCAGCGAAAGTTGGAGCGGGAACTCGGTATCGATCTCACGATGGGGGGGTCCGGCGACGACGATGCCGAGTGGTCGGCCGGGTCATCGACGAGCGGGACGACGCTCGGCGACGTCGTCAAGCGAAAGGACTGA